One region of Intestinimonas massiliensis (ex Afouda et al. 2020) genomic DNA includes:
- the sdaAA gene encoding L-serine ammonia-lyase, iron-sulfur-dependent, subunit alpha, which yields MAFHSVEHLLRAALDRPLWEAVLLDDLRDRGVEREASWTRMAGLWEAMRASVAGYDPDKRSACGLTGGAAAKVEAAGVELSGAFVTQVMATALKVAECNSCMGRIVAAPTAGASGVLPAVLLPVQAKYALSDEEILRALYVSAGFGQVIATRASIAGAEGGCQAEVGSASAMAAAALVHLLGGSPEQMAAACATALQNLMGLVCDPVAGLVELPCVGRNVIGAMNALSAAELALAGAASPIPCDEVIDAMRAVGDQMPAALKETGGGGIAATPTGRRIAEQMRSP from the coding sequence ATGGCGTTTCATTCTGTGGAGCACCTGCTCCGGGCCGCACTGGACCGCCCGCTGTGGGAGGCTGTGCTGCTGGACGACCTGCGGGACCGGGGCGTGGAGCGGGAGGCCTCCTGGACCCGGATGGCCGGGTTGTGGGAGGCCATGCGGGCCTCGGTGGCGGGCTACGACCCGGACAAGCGCTCGGCCTGCGGGCTCACCGGCGGAGCCGCCGCCAAGGTGGAGGCCGCCGGGGTGGAGCTCTCCGGGGCCTTCGTCACCCAGGTCATGGCCACCGCCCTCAAGGTGGCCGAGTGCAATTCCTGCATGGGCCGCATCGTGGCCGCCCCCACCGCGGGGGCCAGCGGCGTGCTCCCGGCGGTGCTGCTGCCGGTGCAGGCGAAATACGCCCTCTCCGACGAGGAGATTCTCCGGGCGCTCTACGTCTCCGCCGGCTTCGGGCAGGTCATCGCCACCCGGGCCTCCATCGCCGGGGCGGAGGGGGGCTGTCAGGCCGAGGTGGGCTCCGCCTCAGCCATGGCCGCCGCCGCCCTGGTCCACCTGCTGGGCGGTAGCCCGGAGCAGATGGCCGCCGCCTGCGCCACGGCCCTGCAAAACCTGATGGGTCTGGTGTGCGACCCGGTGGCCGGGCTGGTGGAGCTGCCCTGCGTAGGCCGCAACGTCATCGGGGCCATGAACGCCCTGTCTGCCGCCGAACTGGCTTTGGCCGGGGCGGCCAGCCCCATCCCCTGCGACGAGGTCATTGACGCCATGCGGGCGGTGGGGGACCAGATGCCCGCCGCCCTGAAGGAGACCGGAGGCGGCGGCATCGCCGCCACGCCCACGGGCCGCCGCATCGCCGAGCAGATGCGCAGTCCCTGA
- a CDS encoding VOC family protein, which translates to MIRFAHENFNVLDLDRSLNFYRDALGLAPTREINAKDGSFRLVYLGDGVTGFELELTWLKDRTEAYDLGEGEFHLAFVTDEFDVWHTKHREMGCICFENPAMGIYFIEDPDGYWIEIIPDRKPKP; encoded by the coding sequence ATGATTCGTTTTGCCCATGAAAATTTCAACGTGCTGGACCTGGACCGCAGCCTGAACTTCTACCGGGACGCCCTGGGCCTGGCCCCCACCCGGGAGATCAACGCCAAGGACGGCTCCTTCCGGCTGGTCTATCTGGGGGACGGGGTCACCGGCTTTGAGCTGGAGCTGACCTGGCTGAAGGACCGTACGGAGGCCTATGATCTGGGTGAGGGGGAGTTTCACCTGGCCTTCGTCACCGACGAATTCGACGTCTGGCACACCAAGCACCGGGAGATGGGCTGCATCTGCTTTGAAAATCCGGCTATGGGCATCTATTTCATCGAGGACCCCGACGGCTACTGGATCGAGATCATCCCCGACCGGAAGCCCAAACCGTAA
- a CDS encoding acyltransferase, producing MARSDQGRLAYADLLRVFACLAVIVVHVSGGWLESLPAGTTDWNLLNAWDCLAHWCVPVFVMCSGMFLLDPKKSLAWPHLLFRYLLRVVVALVFWGVVYALMNTALFRGLTLRGVLDALYAVALGSVPTHLWFLYMVAGLYLLTPLLRAFVRGARRSDFHWFFLVVFLFVYVLPLFLRLRGSQTVELYANKLSLNFPLAYPPLAYVGYFVAGDYLKEYTLGRGAEGLIYVLGVAGAAATVWGSAALNAGNGPGEFNGLMMSYLTPNVCAMSVAVFVLFRYVLGLSDERSRRARVSHAADYTFGVYLVHVVFLTLLRYFGLSNPPITPALAVPLLTLAIAVPSFAVSWLLHKIPVVGRYIT from the coding sequence ATGGCAAGAAGCGACCAGGGCCGGCTGGCCTATGCCGATCTGCTGCGGGTGTTCGCCTGTCTGGCCGTCATCGTGGTCCACGTCTCCGGCGGCTGGCTGGAGTCCCTCCCCGCCGGGACCACGGACTGGAACCTCCTCAACGCCTGGGACTGCCTGGCCCACTGGTGCGTCCCGGTATTTGTCATGTGCTCGGGCATGTTCCTGCTGGACCCCAAAAAGTCCCTCGCCTGGCCCCACCTGCTGTTCCGCTATCTGCTGCGGGTGGTCGTGGCCCTGGTGTTCTGGGGCGTGGTCTATGCCCTGATGAACACCGCCCTCTTCCGCGGCCTCACCCTGCGGGGGGTGCTGGACGCCCTGTACGCCGTGGCGCTGGGCAGCGTGCCCACCCATCTGTGGTTTTTGTATATGGTAGCGGGGCTCTATCTGCTCACCCCCCTGCTCCGCGCCTTCGTCCGGGGCGCCCGGCGCAGCGATTTCCACTGGTTCTTTCTGGTGGTTTTTCTCTTCGTCTATGTGCTGCCCCTGTTCCTGCGGCTCCGGGGCAGCCAGACGGTGGAGCTCTACGCCAACAAGCTCTCCCTCAACTTCCCCCTGGCCTACCCGCCCCTGGCCTACGTGGGGTACTTCGTGGCGGGGGACTATTTGAAGGAGTATACCCTGGGCCGGGGGGCAGAGGGCCTGATCTACGTGCTGGGCGTCGCCGGGGCGGCCGCCACGGTATGGGGCTCCGCCGCCCTCAACGCGGGCAACGGCCCGGGAGAGTTCAACGGCCTGATGATGAGCTACCTCACCCCCAACGTGTGCGCCATGTCGGTGGCCGTGTTTGTCCTGTTCCGGTATGTGCTGGGCCTCAGCGACGAGCGCTCCCGCCGGGCCCGGGTCAGCCATGCCGCCGACTACACCTTCGGCGTCTATCTGGTCCACGTGGTCTTTCTCACCCTGCTGCGCTACTTCGGCCTGTCCAATCCCCCCATCACTCCGGCGCTGGCGGTGCCTCTGCTGACTCTGGCCATCGCGGTGCCCAGCTTCGCCGTATCCTGGCTCCTCCACAAGATCCCGGTGGTGGGCCGCTACATCACCTGA
- a CDS encoding acyltransferase produces the protein MDTLLERPTAGRTGRLAWADLLRVLATFAVVLLHTSTTWLALAEEGSAEWTALMAWDGLTRWCVPVFVLLSGAFLLDPNKPLTVRFLLRSRLPRILAALLAWGFFYNLIYFRKAGVAGVRNALLLTLRGQTEYHLWYLYMLLGLYLLTPVLRGLVRGCSRRELEWLLALWFLAGLLLPTVLSYFPSVGAQSWLKQLELPLIGGYPGYYVAGYYLRTYDLRPRVRYAVYALGLSGLAATLALGSDVYGYLTPNVACTACALFLLCRQCRLRPSRVAGLSDCSFGVYLSHVFFLMLLNHFGLTTLRFTPWLSAPLLSLAVFFCAAGTARALRKLPVVGAYIT, from the coding sequence ATGGATACCCTGCTGGAGCGCCCCACGGCCGGGCGGACGGGACGTCTGGCCTGGGCCGACCTGCTGCGGGTCCTGGCCACCTTCGCCGTGGTCCTGCTCCACACCTCCACCACCTGGCTGGCCCTGGCGGAGGAGGGCTCCGCGGAGTGGACGGCGCTAATGGCCTGGGACGGGCTGACCCGCTGGTGCGTGCCGGTCTTCGTCCTGCTGTCGGGCGCTTTCCTGCTGGACCCGAATAAGCCGCTGACCGTTCGCTTCCTGCTCCGGAGCCGTCTGCCCCGCATCCTCGCCGCCCTGCTGGCCTGGGGTTTTTTCTACAATCTCATTTACTTTCGCAAAGCCGGGGTGGCGGGCGTACGGAACGCCCTGCTGCTCACTTTGCGGGGGCAGACGGAGTATCACCTGTGGTATCTCTACATGCTGCTGGGTCTGTACCTGCTCACCCCCGTCCTCCGGGGATTGGTCCGGGGCTGCTCCCGGCGGGAGCTGGAGTGGCTGCTGGCCCTCTGGTTCCTGGCGGGGCTGCTGCTCCCCACCGTTTTGAGCTACTTTCCCAGCGTCGGAGCGCAAAGCTGGCTCAAGCAGCTTGAACTTCCCCTCATCGGGGGCTATCCGGGCTATTACGTGGCGGGGTACTACCTGCGGACCTATGACCTGAGGCCCCGTGTCCGGTACGCCGTCTACGCCCTGGGTCTGTCCGGTCTGGCCGCCACCCTGGCGCTGGGGAGCGACGTATACGGCTACCTCACCCCCAACGTGGCCTGCACCGCCTGCGCCCTGTTTTTGCTGTGCAGGCAATGCCGCCTCCGCCCCAGCCGGGTGGCGGGCCTGTCCGACTGCTCCTTCGGCGTCTATCTGAGCCACGTCTTTTTTCTCATGCTCCTCAACCATTTCGGTCTGACTACCCTCCGCTTCACCCCCTGGCTGTCGGCGCCGCTGCTGTCCCTGGCGGTCTTCTTCTGCGCCGCCGGCACCGCACGGGCGCTGCGGAAGCTCCCGGTGGTGGGAGCCTACATTACGTAA
- a CDS encoding MBOAT family O-acyltransferase has translation MLFSSSVFLFAYLPIVLAVYYIPLRGLRRAQNLFLLAASLLFYAWGEPWFVLVMAASIAANYGFGLWVHARLCRCRSVRLPVAAAAVCNLGLLFVFKYLTFTLTNLGRLGLSVPVPVIGLPIGISFFTFQAMSYVFDVARGETRVQRSLADLGLYISFFPQLIAGPIVKYSTIAEEILHRRENWADFSAGCCRFVVGLGKKVLLANQLASIADAAWGTVGVGLSMPFAWLGSLCYTLQIYFDFSGYSDMAIGLGRMFGFHFLENFNYPYLSTSITEFWRRWHISLSSWFRDYVYIPLGGSRVDQSWKLLRNLFVVWLLTGVWHGANWTFVCWGLYYFVLLCLEKFWHAGEWLPRPLKGVFTFLLVNFGWVLFRADDLSAAGRFWAAMFHFGAQPDPLDRAGYYLRQYAVVLLFAALFAFPVARWLSVRVGGYLRRYAAHVLPMWGAVYSLTLLTVLLAAAAYLVKGTYNPFIYFNF, from the coding sequence ATGCTCTTCTCCAGTTCGGTCTTTCTCTTCGCCTACCTGCCCATTGTCCTGGCGGTCTATTACATCCCCCTCCGGGGCCTGCGTCGGGCGCAGAATCTCTTCCTGCTGGCGGCCTCCCTGCTTTTTTACGCCTGGGGGGAGCCCTGGTTTGTGCTGGTCATGGCGGCCTCCATCGCGGCCAACTACGGCTTCGGCCTCTGGGTCCACGCCCGGCTGTGCCGCTGCCGGAGCGTCCGGCTGCCGGTGGCGGCGGCGGCAGTCTGCAACCTGGGGCTGCTCTTTGTCTTCAAGTACCTCACCTTCACCCTGACCAACCTGGGCCGGCTGGGTCTTTCGGTCCCCGTTCCGGTCATTGGCCTGCCCATCGGCATCTCCTTTTTTACCTTCCAGGCCATGAGCTACGTCTTTGACGTGGCCCGGGGCGAGACCCGGGTCCAGCGCAGCCTTGCGGACCTGGGGCTGTATATCTCCTTCTTTCCCCAGCTCATCGCCGGGCCCATCGTCAAATACTCCACCATCGCGGAAGAGATCCTCCACCGCCGGGAGAACTGGGCGGATTTCTCCGCCGGGTGCTGCCGGTTCGTGGTGGGGCTGGGGAAGAAGGTATTGCTGGCCAACCAGTTGGCCAGCATTGCCGACGCCGCCTGGGGGACGGTCGGCGTCGGCCTGTCCATGCCCTTCGCCTGGCTGGGCTCGCTGTGCTATACCCTTCAGATCTACTTTGACTTTTCCGGCTACTCCGACATGGCCATCGGCCTGGGCCGGATGTTCGGCTTTCATTTTTTGGAAAACTTCAACTACCCCTATCTCTCCACCTCCATCACCGAGTTCTGGCGGCGGTGGCACATCTCCCTGTCCTCCTGGTTCCGGGACTACGTCTACATCCCTCTGGGCGGCTCCCGGGTGGACCAAAGTTGGAAGCTGCTGCGGAATCTGTTCGTGGTCTGGCTGCTTACCGGCGTGTGGCACGGGGCCAACTGGACCTTCGTGTGCTGGGGGCTGTACTATTTCGTCCTGCTGTGCCTGGAAAAATTCTGGCATGCCGGCGAGTGGCTGCCCCGGCCCCTGAAAGGAGTGTTCACCTTCCTGCTGGTCAACTTCGGCTGGGTCCTCTTCCGGGCCGACGACCTGAGCGCTGCCGGGCGGTTTTGGGCGGCCATGTTCCATTTTGGCGCCCAGCCCGACCCGCTGGACCGGGCGGGCTACTACCTGCGGCAGTACGCTGTAGTGCTGCTCTTCGCCGCGCTGTTCGCTTTTCCCGTGGCCCGGTGGCTGTCCGTGCGGGTGGGCGGCTATCTGCGCCGCTACGCCGCCCACGTCCTGCCCATGTGGGGGGCGGTCTACTCCCTGACCCTGCTCACCGTCCTGCTGGCGGCGGCGGCCTATCTGGTGAAGGGCACCTATAACCCCTTCATCTACTTCAATTTCTAG